The sequence below is a genomic window from Schistocerca nitens isolate TAMUIC-IGC-003100 chromosome 4, iqSchNite1.1, whole genome shotgun sequence.
GTTGAACGACTAACACTTGATGATAGAGCTAATAAAAAAATACTTGAAGATCAAGGTGCATTGGAAAAAGTACGCCTAGCGTGTAGTAATAAGTTAGGCCCATTTAGTTTGAGACCAGAACGTTCATCAGGCGTTCCATGGCGAAAGTATAGTAGAAAGAATCGTTTTAAATTTGTAACATATTCTAAACCAGAGACTAGTGCAGATATAAGTAAAGTAAAGTCATGGCCTGATTTAGAGAATTTGTGTAAATCTATGAACAAACTGTTTCAAGGTGTCAATCCGTTTTATATCGGTTTGGAAATAGCTGGCGATGAACCAGCCAAAAAGGATGTTGTTCAAAGTGAGGTCAAATATGTAACATTTGTAGTTAGGAACAGAGTATATATGACCTTTTGTAAACGTAAAGGTACGGTCACTTTCTAAATAAAGAttgttgtttacagctaatgtctgcgttggaatttttttatggaaaCTGGGACCATATCAGGAATTATCCAGACGACctgcgcctcgccttccttgttcctactacACAGCAACGCATCGACGATTTAGCATTAACATTTTATGGAAATAAGATAAATTACTCAGCTGCTGTAATTGTGCTAGAGGAAGTGTGGTACTACAAGCCAAATCTGCAACAATTAATTAATCAGTTCCGTGTTCTTCGGACACACAATATTCAATGACGTTCCGAATAGCCAAAACTGTATTAATAAAATACTGTTTCCCGCCAACGGAATCAGAATCATCTGTGATCAGAAAAGTTTCTCCGCGCCTTTTATACCAAATGGTGTGAGATGCGCACATAGGTATTACGATTTTAGACAGGGTAGATACAGACCATTGTGGTATAATTATTAGAACCTCAGTTAGtaaaaacctcaaagtccttctcagacacacagccgtaggccatcctagaaaatggcctcacgtccagtAAGGTCTCCTAGCCAGGGTAGTCAAAAATATAGGCTTGTTTACAAGTTAAGAAATGAAAAACCTAAATGGCATTGTACATGTCAATACGAGTACTGTCTGCATTATCGATCATAATGGCTTACACGGTTATATTATGTATTGGACATTGCAGGATGGCGTACCACTTGCgttccggccgtgagtcgtgcttcggtagctcagtggtagagcacttgcccgcgaaaggcaaaggtcccgaaatcgagtctcggtcgggcacacagttttaatctgccaggaagtttcatatcagcgcacactccgctgcagagtgaaaatctcattctgtagttttctcgtttgacgcttatttcgtgagatatttggcccggtcacgatcaatggaccaccctgcgtaTACTAGCTGACGGCTCTGACGTCACTGGTGCTGGAGGCATCGCCACATAGCGGCATTTGACTCGGCGTTCGGTAAGCCTCCTTCAACCgcacgatcgctggatcccacgctgtgctgagctgcaggccGCCGtatcgacgtaaaggtgttgtcggtgatttcttttatttcaatggCTTTTTTATTTGACAACTTCTTGGAACGCTTCAACAGCCTTAACAGTAACATCAAGTTCACCAAGGAGGTATAAGAAGAGAGTGCTTTGCCCCTTTCTCGACCTCCTCGTCCGCCGCAAACGAAACATATGCTTCGGTCACCAgagtctataaaaaaaaaaaaaaaaaaaacaccaaccaCGCCGATCTGCACTTGCACGCCATCAGCCATCATCCCGGCACAGAAacgatttgttttgttttgtcactgacaggccttgagagggcaacccatgtactgccaaaccgaagttcattttcctacatatttaaatatttttaacgtttcttAATTGACattagctgtttaataagctaagtttagtgtgtatttatttctaattcttgacaatgttcttttaactaagaaattttaaattgtaattcaactcattggttagtaatgacatcatgcagtcagaagtgggtggagcctccattatacatAGTAAGACGtgtactggtttctccagtagtgattctccaacagaaagaggttcctactcaatggtaattcaacgtttaatagctttataactttatgtattttctttaatgtatgtagccctctaattagagttttgtatacaacttgttggtctgaaaatgaccacagtagtggttgaaaccggtcaccttgataaataaatcgtgatcaagactgtttttaatagtaaatatttataagacattgatcactgctgttcctgtaatgcattcaaaagtaatgttTTATAAACATTGGTGCATCATGCAAGAATGATGTTAGATGCTGATAACCTGCTCAAGGTCTTCAGGAGCAACAGCTATGAAGTTCACCAATAAATGAAGTGATTTCTAACAAGAATCACAGTAAGACCACCAGTAGCAGGAAAAGAAAACGCtttcttgccgttctgtggctcTGCGTCGGGTAAGATAAGCCGACTGTCGAAGAAGCACTGGGTTAAACCAATGTTCAGGCCTCCGacaaaaatccgtcaattactgggaCCATTTAAAGATGTGGCATCTTTAAGAACACCTGGTTCTACAAGATCCCTGCGAGTGTGGCCAGTCTTAGACAGTtcagacagtacacaatgtggaaCAACGCAAGAAAGTGCATAAGAGACTTATCGCCTATGCTATCCCGAAAAATCTGCTTCAGCTGAGCGTGCTTTGGAAAAAGGTCACCAGACAACATATTTTTGTATCCCGTCTGGAAGacggcgcgtggatctgctcctgcgaactgaagggtaggccgaatgaggAAAGAAAGTAGGAGCAGAGGGGgacaagcacttcggtactgcgatTAAAATATAAGATGTTTACTacaggcaaaaacaagttaataaatgattacataactttgcGTACATCCCATCTTGAGTAGTACAAGGTCTCAATAGCAAGTCAACACACACTGTAGTTTAAGCGatgttccaggccgtctgctctcgaTGAAATAGgttgaatctggagcggagctcgtagatctgcacagcagcgactagagggcgctgtcgtcggtgtctgtcgtattGCCAACCTAAAAACTTTAATACGCCGTggtatcgttgctatcgataccacacatatGACGAAATATCCGTCGTGGCTTGTAATTAAAGACGCCACTGAATTAAAATACACTGACAATACCCCGAATAAAGATGGTGGCCTGAAACTCATCAGTGCGTGGTATCCAGCGATCGCGAGCTTGAAGCCGGCACATGGAACGCCGTGTCAATGGCGATACCGtgcgcaccagtgacgtcacagccggcagggaATGTATATAAGCAGCACCCCCTGTAAAAGAAAGCCTGTCTAcgtagtgcgtgacgtcacaagatggcTACACACATAGTCCCTTCTTGAACAGTTTCACGGAACAGTGCTTGTGAATAGTCGTTCGGCGAGTTTCGCGTCAGTTTACTATTACAGTAAATGGTGTTCCTGCGTTAGTGTACGTGATTTGGTTGTTTAGTTTCtgtgcactaaactggtgatctgtttTTCTTGCCTGTGAAAATTTCGTTGCCTGTAAAATGCCGTATCGTTGTTGTGTGCCGAATTGTAGAGGAAATTACGACGGTGGACCAAAAGTAACCGTGTTTAAATTTCCGGAGGATGAAGCAACGAGGAAGAAATGGTTGTCAAGTATTCGCAGAGATAACTTCACTCCTTCTTCAAGTTCAAGagtaagtatttgttttgtttatttcttaaaagaggttAAGTGTGCTAACAAAGAATAGGCACTTATGCAGTAAGGAAGGTCAGCGACATTTTGACTAATATATCAGATCTTAACTGAATTAAGTGCCGAAGAAAATAGCGTTTCGTTTTCTTGCCCTGGCAATTCTACAATTCTGGTATAGGTTATATGAATTCTGTATTCTGCAAGTTCAACCAGTATAGCCTAAGCACAGTCATACTTACGTAGTTAAATATCTCACTATATCTTTATACTTACTGTTTACGCTGCCTGTTGTTAGGAATAAAAGTCGGTTTATAATTAAGTACGTGCACTTAAGATACAGACGACTTTCGATGTATTCTGCTTCtgtatttagtgtttctttttgctgtaaaagtctttaggaagttgcctgttcaaaaacaagtaatgtggtgtacccagaaattgaaaatgaagtaaaaacagtgtctcagtcgcttgtttttaataaattattggtggGAATTTGAAGTCATTGCAAGGAATGTTACTATTAGGGAATATAGTAGGCTTTAGACTTAACAGTGAACcatagacaggaaaaatgaatgagtacatgaatggattaacaggccaccacaaaatgcaaagggagaaactgtgaaaacatataaaaaatacttgtggattttacaaattcttactttCTGGGTCTGGAATTTCAGATACATGCCAGTGGCCTACACAGCTGTCTTATAGATACACAGCTAAAGTACTTGAAAGCAATTGTGTGCTCATGTTTAGCCTAATAGGTAGCACATAAGTGGCAATGTAGTAGTTCATCATActgtcagtttttatgtaagtTATGAACTGATATCAAAAGCAAAACAGTGTCTATCTAATAAAAAGCACTACCTTTAAGTATTTCATAGTTCTAAAGGTTACACAGTGTGACaattactttgtattattctgttactgtgtcacagttgcttctatggattacacctgtgtgagtttggtgtcatcatgctttcttgtgtccgaggtgtgtgtgtggggtgggggtgggggggaatagaGCAAGACATAAGCAAAAATCCCACCCCTCTTGTGAATATATGAGCTTCAaggctaaattataaaaaaaattgtcactgttatTGAATTATGCTACAAACATTAGTCAATGTTTGCAATTTTTGATGGGGCAAGtactttcttcatttcaccatctctttaagagcttgttgccatgacatgtaactgcatgtgttttgatattgtagtgttattgttttatagagttactatgccatggccacatttatcacttgaattcttctgcattttagttgggagtctatttgtattttagaactagaaactaactttatattcataaattgttttcacactattaatattgtcatcacattcagttgtaagcacctttttcattttttattcatttttaattacaggtatgtcatgttcacttccacaaggatgatgttatttgggaaacacaaattgtggatgaaaggactggtcagttattaagagccccccttctcaaaccacgtttgagaccagatgcagttccatcactactcccaaactgtccttcctacctttcaaaggaagaaagtagacgtgaagggccagaggagaaaaaacaaaggcttgaaaatgagcagttagctgcagcgttacaatatagtttagcatcacagaaggactatgaaaacactttcagcttcagttctttaGAAGAGTTGATGTTGCGTACGAAGAAAGTGGATTTGTCCAACGAGTggagtgtgatcgaaaaacacagtgattttgtttgttttttaaagataataagaaatccagcaccattaatcacacattctgtcgttatagatagtaatttaaatgtttcattgtttaagaaagatgtacaaattaagacattaggaaaaagatcttttcctgtaattgtaaccaatatccatgaaattgtcagtgtactgcaggagttttcagacacagattgtgggcactcagaaacttctatagataatattgtagagatagtgaaagacagtctaggagtgctgaaagacagtttgcaggagagtgaaaaggagatggtagactttatatatgaacaagttagtctcataaatgtaaagaaatttaatcataggtttagttctacatttatgatactgtgttgtttgctattttcAATTTCATCTCATGCTTACAATTTTTTACGTAGCAGCTCATTAATGAAAATGCCACACCCAAGCACTCTGcataggatctgcagcaaatttaatgtgaatccatctcacgaaaggcttgggggaagtaatttcctgtcctatgcaagacagaaatttcaatacttgaacagcgatgatgtcaatgttgttttgagtgtagatgaaattcatctaaattcttatttggaatataaaggaggtagtgttttgggcatgtcatataactcggaatgtgctgcaaattcagcatttgtatttatgttgcatagtgtcaagtctttgtacagggatgttgttcacattttaccggtgaaaaccatttcatctaatgcattatacgatgtgctactggccataataaatggccttgaactaataggctatagggttttttgtgtggtaactgacaacaacaaaatcaatagcaaaaccatgtcaatgttttctctggataaagctgttaatatagtttttaaacatcCATCTGATCCTAATCGCCCACCTTTCTTTTTAATTGATGCCATACACATTGTCAAATGCATAAGAAATGTGTGGCTGAACCAAAAAAATGATGGTAAAGATatgttttatcctcagtttccagttagaaaagaagtggaagaaaataagttttctgtagcttcttttaaaacactgaaacagatttatgacatagattccagttctttagtaaaatattgtcacacattgtctctcaaatcactttgccctacatcattagaaaaacagagcatgaaactagtgctgcagatattcaatcgacatgtgtcagagggccttgaggtagctagtgataaatttgatttgagacatgcaccatcaacagcagaatacattcgaataataacaaaatggtttgatgtcatgaatgtgaaatcagtgtttaaagggaaacacaaacagaatccttatatggatccgttgacaactgatagcgtttctatgcaatttttgctagattttctagactgGCTTGATGTGTTGAAAGCAAAGGGTTTGTCAAGTGGGTTtctcacaaaagaaacattttttgctattcagcatacaacatatgccgttgtagagattgctcgatactgtactgaagagctaggtatgagctatttactgacagccaagctacaaacagatgtgcttgagcggcgttttggaaagtatagacagcttgcaggttcccaatacaatgtttcagtgacacaagtctaggaagcagaaaagaagcttcgaattcaaagtgtaatgcctttagttttatgttctccttcctatggcaatatcacagtaggggccataaaaaattttatgttttctggagttgaagaaacagacacattagacatagaagtcagtgtaactcaagacgatgttctttcagtgaaagatattgcaacgtctttaactttcattgcaggctactgtgctcatgcagtgattaagaagctgaaatgtgagagttgccttaatgaaattgtgattgaaaaggagttgccaataaacgaacattttagtttgatacagagacttgatcatggaggactaagatacccatcagacactattttaaatatgattgtctacacttatattgtcatcagcaaacttctcaaagaacatgaaagagattttcttgcctgtacgaatcaacgtgctattgcctgtgcagtagcacttgctactcttcacgaaaatgactttttattatttgatggggtatgctgcaatggacattcatcccaggcaataatgaaaagtgttgtttgggttggtgtcaatatatttttaaacaactactgtaaaaaggttaatggaaaaaaaatttcaaaaaacactcagcgaaaactgcaaactcttacaacataattttgaaatgtttatcttagattctttttaaatcattaatacaaaacctgtcatcagtaatattgccacatcaacaaatgcctcttaagctgaactagtcaggttaatctgaaactattcaaacttaccaaattgcaacttatggctgagagtttgtataaatattttaatatacagctgCTAACAGCTATCAACACTAATAGCCTAACgtgaaatttttatcaaagaaattaatctttaATATAAAGAATCTTACACTAATTCTTTCTCAGTTGAAGTTGGGTGGTGAATGATACATACAGGAGGGAGGGTAGGGGGTGTGGCAGGCAGAGAGGACCAATAGTAATCTTTTTATAGTATGTGAAACCTAAAAATCAATTCGCTTGCTTTTCcgagtatgacttaaaccacttctttgctgcatgccttattcatagtatttctaatttgtgtaataaaggtatgtggcccaacatggcacatgcctttgacaaagacaagacaatgccattttgatcaccttcctttattattttgagaaaaacttacacaaactgtgctatagcagactccactttttttgcaaacaaggttagtttgttttggtgataaatggaagacaagagcaaaattgctctacagttctctacattctctgcaacacttttctttgtatactgaagttattactttagcttgtgatacatgtgagaaatctgccaatttgtaatgattcattaattgttactgttgaaaaagctactatagtatttatgcattctttaGGTAGACAAACTTCGACTTCACGTAGTGTTTGTGGTGTTCCTCTGTCTTCTACTACTGTCACTGTTGTGAGTGCAGATGTGCATGCTGTGACAATTGCCTCTCTTTTTCTGTGTTTACTactttctctgcagctgttataactgttgttctctcaacattttcttatgtagatcatgtttgcatatattttactaccaatacaaatggagaagctggtaggggagggctttgcagtactttcatggccttctttgtgtataatgattggcaggtctcctcatctaatagtaatgtaattgtggaacagctctcacttctgttacaagcactattgagtgccactaatcctcaggttgactaattactgagctctttaaatagatgcttgctctgtgccataaagtgccttctcgttagctcatctttgctgaggagaaaaatatctgaggtggactctcaggtatgcccttctgttggctttttgaatatatttgtttataaaagaatattaaaaaagcttaagcctgtcacaattgcttttcgctcacctaatctaattaatgtaaccagatcatattccaacaccacttgacacatttttgccacataacatacacttacagttggtaattacttgcaatttacagggtgacctaatataatgtctatatgcatcgccatttttctactacattgctttcatatgcattcttcctacacaaaactttatggtgcagtgttttatttgcattcttttagtgtCCCACTTAAAGAACATTAGAACTGCATTTCACTTAAAAAATattaacagaagaaatttctttaaatttaaaaaaaagcatgaatacAAGGTTGCTGAAATAGTGGACTACCCTGGAGattataaaatagcaatttaataattaatgttgttcaaaatttatcattattattcctaaaattatgaaacttaagtctcaagaatgtggttattgttaatgtttggccttggtgtccataagtcttaattattttgtccctacatagtattcatgctgtacatctataattttctattgtgaaccactataatctaaaatttttctcattccatgtgttagtgattattgacaagagtgtatggaagatgaacaaaagaaataaataaattcattcatacacagaatttttttacttaatttgcattcattcatatcagcatggtcagtagatgaaacttgttttccacttctaaacaattaccagtatatatattttggaatgatgatctgttaaagtattgcaactaaatagagctgaaccaccacccccacccctttccccaaacttacggaaggatgaagtatctaagccactggtgagtgcagcccaaatgtgatgccaaatgaaggtaagtgttcatttttcacaattatttcatcacaggtcacatcacgtcataaaacttctcaacagatgaaatgaaagtttacttcgtagttgaaatttatttatgtgcaattcatgcaaacagtttgtttcaaagtatatacttcttagtacagaaacattctttcttcaaaggtattcagtttagagcagcgaaattctaacctggtaatctgtattttgagacctcatgtaatttcaatacataatggaaatttagttaacttactgagaacagagaattcattgaaatttgtattggcataccaaaactttatggctataccattacatactcatctcaggtcagtgagattttcttaatggaaagaaagtttcttagggaaaggtgcacaaactgagaagagatatcatatcattcattagaactgcatttcacttaaaaaatattaacaggagaaatttctttaatttaaaaaaaaagcatgaatacaAGGTTGCTGAAATAGTGGACTAAAACATACGTAGAACATGTCTTTCAGGGCAGTGTTAGTTTTTGAAACGACTCATACTATTGCTTATTACCAGTGCCTCTCTATAGGGGGTGTTATAATTCGAACACTATTTGcccaattttcgtgtttctttttttaattcacaggTATATCATCCAATCAGGTTTTAAAATGGATTTTGCTACATAAGGAATAAACAGCGGCAATAACGGTGTCCGTAAAATGTTAGCTGCCAGTGTGCTACTTTGCAAAGTGCCGTCCACATTATTAGACCTGCGTCaaagtgatgcaatatttaactTAAGAAACAGATCAAAAACCCTAAAAGAAAGTCCGCGAGAGCATACGAGAATCTTTCGCGAGTGgctttcaatcaaaatttttgtcattaaaaatcgtcttacacaggaactgcaaaacggaagaatggtgaatggtggtcagccatgaaagataaatgtataccgttgcagacgtttagattggccttttcgagatttacaatttatactacagcacttACAGTTTAGGAATGGTATTGGAAAAGAGCAAAGTGGTGGCCAACACTTGCACTTTGTGTAGCTGACGATCTTTGAACGGCTAACCAGACTGCCATCAAACAAGTCGTGACAATCCCcattaaagcaactttaaaataaactacaaagaaatgggtccattcatttgggagttttgatgcctcagataatgaaagttattacagccacttcttacgtcggggctaaaaggtatgcagaaataagttacagacaaaagaactgagtcatttgagaaaggaaatcttgtaattcATGAGAGAGGTCTGTCAGATTTCTTTACGAATTTTCCTCGTGCGGTTCCCGTAACAGTCTATTGCTGTGGCCAAACGGACTGCGAGCACCGGCACCAGACTACgtgcgtgacgtcactgagcgGGCGCGCAGGCTTTCCTCTATAGGGGGTGCTGATATAAGGGGCGTCCCAGTAGCCACTGTCAATCACACCAGTAGAAAATGGCGAAGCAGTGCTTGGCCGGAAGCTCGTGTAATATTGATCACTTGTTGCCGCTGGGAACCCGAAAACATTTTATTCAGTAAACAGCGGTGATTTCTGTGTACACTGGCACCGACAAGAGCAGTTGTAGTAGAAATATGGATAAACTTTTCGATACACATAAAACTGCAAGACGACTCAATACATTTTCGTCCACACACAACTTCTTGTTGCTCGCAAGCTGAACATTAATCAGTGTAAAAGGAGCAGATACGACTTAAAGATTACGGAGCAAACTTCGAAATGTGTTGCGGTTCGTTAACA
It includes:
- the LOC126252724 gene encoding THAP domain-containing protein 5-like; amino-acid sequence: MPYRCCVPNCRGNYDGGPKVTVFKFPEDEATRKKWLSSIRRDNFTPSSSSRVCHVHFHKDDVIWETQIVDERTGQLLRAPLLKPRLRPDAVPSLLPNCPSYLSKEESRREGPEEKKQRLENEQLAAALQYSLASQKDYENTFSFSSLEELMLRTKKVDLSNEWSVIEKHSDFVCFLKIIRNPAPLITHSVVIDSNLNVSLFKKDVQIKTLGKRSFPVIVTNIHEIVSVLQEFSDTDCGHSETSIDNIVEIVKDSLGVLKDSLQESEKEMVDFIYEQVSLINVKKFNHRSVYGDAFDVRICSQSRPRCLASPFNRVAIRPTCRSVRCQRLCARMESRLARLRTPFPSAVASEMPICWHALWAGAAFALVQRISKDVHLQARAARTHFTHSPDTHARAIAALRGWQRFKPTHRLSAKDEPFEKQWVLEK